A DNA window from Jaculus jaculus isolate mJacJac1 chromosome 1, mJacJac1.mat.Y.cur, whole genome shotgun sequence contains the following coding sequences:
- the LOC123455745 gene encoding protein kish-A-like: MSAIFNFQSLLTIFLLLICTCAYIRSLAPSILDRNKTGLLGIFWKCARIGERKSPYVAVCCVVMAFSIPFIQ; this comes from the coding sequence ATGTCTGCCATTTTCAATTTCCAGAGTCTGCTGACCATCTTCTTGCTGCTTATATGTACCTGTGCTTACATCCGGTCCTTGGCACCCAGCATCTTGGACAGAAATAAGACTGGATTGTTGGGGATATTTTGGAAATGTGCCAGAATTGGTGAACGAAAAAGTCCATATGTCGCAGTGTGCTGTGTAGTGATGGCCTTCAGCATCCCTTTCATACAGTAG
- the Golt1a gene encoding vesicle transport protein GOT1A: protein MISITEWQKVGVGTAGFGVFFILFGILLYFDSVLLAFGNLLFLTGLSLIIGLRRTFSFFFQRHKLKGTSFFLGGVAIVLLRWPLLGMLLEAYGFFNLFKGFFPMAFGFLGNTFNIPFLSMLFQRLQGTSSMV, encoded by the exons ATGATCTCCATCACTGAGTGGCAGA AGGTCGGAGTTGGCACTGCCGGCTTTGGCGTGTTTTTCATCCTCTTTGGGATACTCCTGTACTTTGACTCAGTACTCCTGGCTTTCGGAAAT CTGCTGTTCCTGACCGGCCTTTCCCTCATCATTGGCCTGAGGAGAAcgttttccttcttcttccaaCGGCACAAGCtcaaggggaccagcttctttctGGGCGGTGTGGCCATCGTGCTCCTGCGCTGGCCGCTCCTGGGCATGCTCTTGGAGGCCTATGGATTCTTTAACCTCTTCAA GGGCTTTTTCCCTATGGCCTTTGGTTTCCTGGGCAACACCTTCAACATCCCCTTCCTGAGTATG CTGTTCCAGAGGCTTCAAGGCACCAGCTCAATGGTCTGA